The following coding sequences are from one Streptomyces sp. NBC_01485 window:
- a CDS encoding TetR family transcriptional regulator has product MQYVRVMPQPARSSRTPATSDAPESAAGSRAAAQRLKMRRELAAAAMELFATKGYEATTVDEIAAAAGVARRTFFRHFRSKEEAIFPDHDDTLIRAEAVLNAAPAHEHPLDTVCRGIKEVMKMYAARPEISVARYKLTREVPTLREAEIASVARYERLFTRYLLGHFDEHAHDDDANDDPLLAEVAASAVVTAHNHVLRRWLRAGGQGDVETQLDHAFAIVRKTFGTGIGAGRSSAGAPAQAPAAISAHGEVLVTVARTDAPLDEVMRAIEQALKER; this is encoded by the coding sequence ATGCAGTACGTTCGGGTCATGCCCCAGCCCGCCAGGTCCTCACGTACACCAGCCACGTCCGACGCGCCGGAAAGTGCCGCTGGCAGCCGCGCCGCCGCCCAACGGCTCAAGATGCGCCGAGAACTGGCGGCCGCGGCCATGGAGCTGTTCGCGACCAAGGGGTACGAGGCGACCACCGTCGACGAGATCGCGGCCGCCGCCGGGGTCGCCCGCCGGACTTTCTTCCGCCACTTCCGTTCCAAGGAAGAGGCGATCTTCCCCGACCACGACGACACGCTGATCCGGGCCGAGGCGGTGCTCAACGCGGCCCCGGCGCACGAGCACCCGCTCGACACGGTGTGCCGCGGCATCAAGGAAGTCATGAAGATGTACGCGGCCCGGCCGGAGATCTCGGTCGCCCGCTACAAGCTGACCCGCGAGGTGCCCACCCTGCGCGAGGCGGAGATCGCGTCGGTGGCCCGCTATGAGCGCCTCTTCACCCGCTACCTGCTCGGCCACTTCGACGAGCACGCGCACGACGATGACGCCAACGACGACCCGCTGCTCGCCGAGGTCGCCGCGTCCGCCGTGGTCACCGCCCACAACCACGTCCTGCGCCGCTGGCTGCGGGCGGGCGGCCAGGGCGACGTCGAGACCCAGCTCGACCACGCCTTCGCGATCGTCCGGAAGACGTTCGGGACGGGCATCGGAGCCGGCCGCAGCAGCGCCGGCGCCCCCGCGCAGGCCCCGGCGGCGATCTCCGCGCACGGCGAGGTACTGGTCACGGTCGCCCGCACCGACGCCCCGCTGGACGAGGTCATGCGGGCCATCGAGCAGGCGCTCAAGGAGCGCTGA